The following proteins are co-located in the Syngnathus scovelli strain Florida chromosome 5, RoL_Ssco_1.2, whole genome shotgun sequence genome:
- the LOC125968993 gene encoding RNA exonuclease 5 isoform X1 — MEPSPSKPFNGKKRKKGADLPPDAAKRARRQRAGADQTERAGPLISVAPQRLRQPIAAEELTELLHYAALGDGGAVGRPRSPSWCDVRAQSRVEGVNVVVVEGVSQSDFYNHYLTLSNLRSRFSNRLTFTSGGSGALLSTIFGTPVEAPRRQDGKLNKALRTHPVVLKYGTSKRGLTAYVLGQEELIKRRYPVKGLPGFEDFACVDRVDVTDASPLFGLDCEMCLTRRGYELTRVSLVDSEGKCAMDRLVKPDSPILDYLTKFSGITAAMLDPVKRSLRDVQAELRTLLPRDAVLVGHSVNNDLAALKLIYPHVIDTSLLYVKEFGQRFKLKLLAEVVLGRSIQTPEREGHCPAEDALAALDLAKYFISKSPLKLVEDHLEDLWGLTAEDDDDGDEPAPSSRFADALQRLGRSLCYVGKRRDITLHPANQLWHNSDKQVLASFLGQSKRPFFSVLSFSSFSSRPPCQDHKVSRRLQQMRVVFAGPFPAGFSQGEVKRLFSRCGSVRAVQMLSGTHRVHAAVEFKLLEGAALALQLLNGAPVQGQALKVQRPVSESTLDFELTLEALTNDAVNACRLYTLKRAHAGDGQASASGQLSHESLTKTFGRFGAVESVTLTGKPGGRAKRAFIEFQRSEGKRAAVESAAELWSEKYVTCPALTPAHAACGLWRHRGPHQPRGQTEPEHPQNVAERHRMQKLDARLGKVFRSLPEGALSVVLLLAPHSVEEPPSPGLCFLEIKSKVKGLT; from the exons ATGGAGCCCTCGCCCTCGAAGCCCTTCAacgggaagaaaagaaaaaagggtgCGGATCTTCCTCCCGATGCGGCGAAGAGGGCCAGAAGGCAACGCGCCGGCGCTGACCAAACCGAGCGAGCGGGCCCGCTGATCTCTGTGGCTCCCCAACGCCTGCGGCAGCCCATCGCCGCCGAGGAGCTGACGGAGCTCCTGCACTACGCCGCTCTCGGGGACGGCGGCGCGGTCGGACGGCCAAGGTCGCCGAg TTGGTGTGATGTGCGCGCACAAAGCCGTGTTGAAGGCGTcaacgtggtggtggtggagggcgTGAGCCAAAGCGACTTCTACAATCACTACCTGACTCTGAGCAACTTGAGGAGCCGCTTCAGCAAT AGGTTGACCTTCACGTCGGGCGGCAGCGGCGCCCTGCTTTCTACCATCTTCGGCACGCCGGTGGAAGCGCCGCGGCGGCAAGACGGCAAGCTGAACAAAG CGCTGAGGACTCACCCGGTGGTGCTCAAGTACGGGACGAGCAAACGGGGCCTGACGGCCTACGTGCTCGGCCAGGAGGAGCTGATCAAGCGGCGTTACCCCGTGAAAG GGCTGCCCGGCTTCGAGGACTTTGCGTGCGTCGACCGCGTAGACGTGACGGACGCCAGCCCTCTCTTTGGACTGGACTGCGAAATG TGTCTCACCAGGAGGGGCTACGAGCTGACCCGAGTCTCCCTGGTGGACAGCGAGGGCAAGTGCGCCATGGACCGGCTGGTTAAACCCGACAGCCCAATCCTCGACTACCTGACCAA gTTCTCCGGCATCACGGCGGCCATGTTGGATCCGGTCAAGAGGAGTTTGCGTGACGTCCAAGCCGAGCTGAGGACGCTGTTGCCGCGCGACGCCGTCCTGGTGGGCCACTCTGTCAACAACGACCTAGCCGCTCTCAAA CTGATCTATCCTCACGTGATTGACACGTCGCTGCTCTACGTGAAAGAATTTGGCCAGAGGTTCAAGTTGAAGCTCCTGGCCGAGGTGGTGCTCGGCAGGAGCATCCAGACCCCCGAGCGGGAAGGCCACTGTCCGGCGGAGGACGCCTTGGCCGCTTTGGATCTGGCCAAATACTTCATAAGCAAGTCACCTCTGaag CTTGTCGAGGATCACCTGGAGGACCTTTGGGGTTTGACCGcagaagacgacgacgacggcGACGAGCCCGCGCCCAGTAGCAG GTTTGCCGATGCTTTGCAGCGTCTGGGCAGGTCCCTCTGCTATGTGGGGAAACGCCGCGACATCACCCTACACCCGGCCAATCAGCTGTGGCACAACTCGGACAAACAG GTGCTGGCCTCTTTCCTGGGACAGAGCAAGCGGCCCTTCTTCTCGGTGCTCAGCTTTTCCTCCTTCTCGAGCCGCCCTCCATGTCAAGACCACAAG GTGAGCCGCCGTCTTCAGCAAATGCGCGTGGTGTTTGCCGGACCGTTTCCCGCCGGCTTCTCCCAGGGAGAAGTGAAGCGACTCTTCAGCCGCTGTGGCTCGGTCAGGGCCGTCCAAATGCTGAGCGGCACGCACAGG GTTCACGCCGCGGTGGAGTTCAAGTTACTGGAAGGAGCCGCGCTGGCGCTGCAACTGCTCAACGGGGCCCCCGTGCAGGGACAGGCCCTGAAG GTTCAGAGGCCGGTGAGCGAGTCCACGCTGGATTTTGAGCTGACTCTGGAGGCGCTGACCAACGACGCCGTCAACGCGTGCCGCCTCTACACGCTCAAGCGCGCTCACGCAGGGGACGGCCAGGCTTCTGCCTCCGGCCAACTGAGCCACGAGTCCTTGACGAAGACGTTTGGCCGCTTTGGCGCCGTGGAGAGCGTCACGTTAACGGGCAAACCCGGAGGACGGGCCAAACGGGCCTTCATAG AGTTTCAGCGTTCCGAGGGCAAACGAGCGGCCGTGGAATCCGCCGCGGAACTTTGGTCGGAAAAGTACGTGACGTGTCCGGCGCTGACTCCGGCCCACGCCGCTTGCGGCCTGTGGCGGCACCGAGGGCCGCATCAGCCGAGAGGCCAAACGGAGCCGGAACATCCTCAG AACGTGGCGGAGCGTCACAGGATGCAAAAGCTGGACGCGCGCCTCGGCAAAGTCTTCCGCTCTCTCCCAGAAGGCGCCTTGTCTGTGGTGCTGCTGCTTGCTCCCCACAG CGTCGAGGAGCCGCCGTCACCTGGCCTGTGCTTCTTGGAGATCAAGTCCAAAGTCAAAGGTCTCACATGA
- the LOC125968993 gene encoding RNA exonuclease 5 isoform X2, which yields MEPSPSKPFNGKKRKKGADLPPDAAKRARRQRAGADQTERAGPLISVAPQRLRQPIAAEELTELLHYAALGDGGAVGRPSWCDVRAQSRVEGVNVVVVEGVSQSDFYNHYLTLSNLRSRFSNRLTFTSGGSGALLSTIFGTPVEAPRRQDGKLNKALRTHPVVLKYGTSKRGLTAYVLGQEELIKRRYPVKGLPGFEDFACVDRVDVTDASPLFGLDCEMCLTRRGYELTRVSLVDSEGKCAMDRLVKPDSPILDYLTKFSGITAAMLDPVKRSLRDVQAELRTLLPRDAVLVGHSVNNDLAALKLIYPHVIDTSLLYVKEFGQRFKLKLLAEVVLGRSIQTPEREGHCPAEDALAALDLAKYFISKSPLKLVEDHLEDLWGLTAEDDDDGDEPAPSSRFADALQRLGRSLCYVGKRRDITLHPANQLWHNSDKQVLASFLGQSKRPFFSVLSFSSFSSRPPCQDHKVSRRLQQMRVVFAGPFPAGFSQGEVKRLFSRCGSVRAVQMLSGTHRVHAAVEFKLLEGAALALQLLNGAPVQGQALKVQRPVSESTLDFELTLEALTNDAVNACRLYTLKRAHAGDGQASASGQLSHESLTKTFGRFGAVESVTLTGKPGGRAKRAFIEFQRSEGKRAAVESAAELWSEKYVTCPALTPAHAACGLWRHRGPHQPRGQTEPEHPQNVAERHRMQKLDARLGKVFRSLPEGALSVVLLLAPHSVEEPPSPGLCFLEIKSKVKGLT from the exons ATGGAGCCCTCGCCCTCGAAGCCCTTCAacgggaagaaaagaaaaaagggtgCGGATCTTCCTCCCGATGCGGCGAAGAGGGCCAGAAGGCAACGCGCCGGCGCTGACCAAACCGAGCGAGCGGGCCCGCTGATCTCTGTGGCTCCCCAACGCCTGCGGCAGCCCATCGCCGCCGAGGAGCTGACGGAGCTCCTGCACTACGCCGCTCTCGGGGACGGCGGCGCGGTCGGACGGCCAAG TTGGTGTGATGTGCGCGCACAAAGCCGTGTTGAAGGCGTcaacgtggtggtggtggagggcgTGAGCCAAAGCGACTTCTACAATCACTACCTGACTCTGAGCAACTTGAGGAGCCGCTTCAGCAAT AGGTTGACCTTCACGTCGGGCGGCAGCGGCGCCCTGCTTTCTACCATCTTCGGCACGCCGGTGGAAGCGCCGCGGCGGCAAGACGGCAAGCTGAACAAAG CGCTGAGGACTCACCCGGTGGTGCTCAAGTACGGGACGAGCAAACGGGGCCTGACGGCCTACGTGCTCGGCCAGGAGGAGCTGATCAAGCGGCGTTACCCCGTGAAAG GGCTGCCCGGCTTCGAGGACTTTGCGTGCGTCGACCGCGTAGACGTGACGGACGCCAGCCCTCTCTTTGGACTGGACTGCGAAATG TGTCTCACCAGGAGGGGCTACGAGCTGACCCGAGTCTCCCTGGTGGACAGCGAGGGCAAGTGCGCCATGGACCGGCTGGTTAAACCCGACAGCCCAATCCTCGACTACCTGACCAA gTTCTCCGGCATCACGGCGGCCATGTTGGATCCGGTCAAGAGGAGTTTGCGTGACGTCCAAGCCGAGCTGAGGACGCTGTTGCCGCGCGACGCCGTCCTGGTGGGCCACTCTGTCAACAACGACCTAGCCGCTCTCAAA CTGATCTATCCTCACGTGATTGACACGTCGCTGCTCTACGTGAAAGAATTTGGCCAGAGGTTCAAGTTGAAGCTCCTGGCCGAGGTGGTGCTCGGCAGGAGCATCCAGACCCCCGAGCGGGAAGGCCACTGTCCGGCGGAGGACGCCTTGGCCGCTTTGGATCTGGCCAAATACTTCATAAGCAAGTCACCTCTGaag CTTGTCGAGGATCACCTGGAGGACCTTTGGGGTTTGACCGcagaagacgacgacgacggcGACGAGCCCGCGCCCAGTAGCAG GTTTGCCGATGCTTTGCAGCGTCTGGGCAGGTCCCTCTGCTATGTGGGGAAACGCCGCGACATCACCCTACACCCGGCCAATCAGCTGTGGCACAACTCGGACAAACAG GTGCTGGCCTCTTTCCTGGGACAGAGCAAGCGGCCCTTCTTCTCGGTGCTCAGCTTTTCCTCCTTCTCGAGCCGCCCTCCATGTCAAGACCACAAG GTGAGCCGCCGTCTTCAGCAAATGCGCGTGGTGTTTGCCGGACCGTTTCCCGCCGGCTTCTCCCAGGGAGAAGTGAAGCGACTCTTCAGCCGCTGTGGCTCGGTCAGGGCCGTCCAAATGCTGAGCGGCACGCACAGG GTTCACGCCGCGGTGGAGTTCAAGTTACTGGAAGGAGCCGCGCTGGCGCTGCAACTGCTCAACGGGGCCCCCGTGCAGGGACAGGCCCTGAAG GTTCAGAGGCCGGTGAGCGAGTCCACGCTGGATTTTGAGCTGACTCTGGAGGCGCTGACCAACGACGCCGTCAACGCGTGCCGCCTCTACACGCTCAAGCGCGCTCACGCAGGGGACGGCCAGGCTTCTGCCTCCGGCCAACTGAGCCACGAGTCCTTGACGAAGACGTTTGGCCGCTTTGGCGCCGTGGAGAGCGTCACGTTAACGGGCAAACCCGGAGGACGGGCCAAACGGGCCTTCATAG AGTTTCAGCGTTCCGAGGGCAAACGAGCGGCCGTGGAATCCGCCGCGGAACTTTGGTCGGAAAAGTACGTGACGTGTCCGGCGCTGACTCCGGCCCACGCCGCTTGCGGCCTGTGGCGGCACCGAGGGCCGCATCAGCCGAGAGGCCAAACGGAGCCGGAACATCCTCAG AACGTGGCGGAGCGTCACAGGATGCAAAAGCTGGACGCGCGCCTCGGCAAAGTCTTCCGCTCTCTCCCAGAAGGCGCCTTGTCTGTGGTGCTGCTGCTTGCTCCCCACAG CGTCGAGGAGCCGCCGTCACCTGGCCTGTGCTTCTTGGAGATCAAGTCCAAAGTCAAAGGTCTCACATGA
- the eri2 gene encoding ERI1 exoribonuclease 2, giving the protein MSTKKLAKELGLLRQHRQSSAAQKRTLLSNQIFSYLIVIDFESTCWREKNNLTQEIIEFPAVLLNTCTGEMESEFHAYVQPQERPTLSTFCTELTGITQMQVEAGVPLQICLSQFGRWLQKLRLEKGAVFAARQHSSSAQPPGQKLCAFLTWSDWDLGVCLRYECQRKQIHKPHVLNSWIDLRSTYRKFYDRKPQGLNGALQDVGIEFSGREHCGLDDARNTARLAARMMRDGCVMKITRSLERTPLAAKPALTENCPKAPAGPNRASHQTAINKTRSTEENTLQVPDSLQSRKTLVGGRTTPLWGVCKEGNGPLPCSSVVGGPQIPTSREEEFCVEDEDRSTYDDVVLEDDAEGALVSLDNAENREASKSKEAYPFNGNWERAPAPDVAIGVAALSTTGKVTSPLCHCGRRAKSLRVSNGGPNQGKGFYCCAGRRSGGGEETGPTQNKRCHFFQWESALKSRWSISTSHVRATRPPPKSMLRKSW; this is encoded by the exons aTGTCGACAAAGAAGCTAGCCAA AGAATTGGGCCTGCTGAGGCAGCATCGGCAGTCATCCGCGGCGCAAAAGAGGACTCTGCTGTCAA ATCAAATATTTTCATACCTGATTGTCATTGATTTTGAGTCCACATGTTGGCGAGAGAAAAACAACCTCACTCAAGAAATAA TCGAGTTCCCGGCCGTTCTTCTCAATACCTGCACGGGTGAGATGGAGTCGGAGTTTCACGCGTACGTTCAACCTCAGGAGCGGCCCACACTGTCAACTTTCTGCACCGAGCTCACCGGGATCACACAG ATGCAGGTGGAGGCGGGGGTCCCGCTCCAGATTTGTCTGTCTCAGTTCGGCcgctggctgcagaagctgcgCCTGGAGAAGGGTGCCGTCTTTGCCGCCCGGCAACACAGCTCCTCGGCCCAGCCGCCCGGCCAAAAGCTCTGCGCTTTCCTCACGTGGTCAG ATTGGGATCTCGGCGTTTGCTTGCGCTACGAGTGTCAACGCAAGCAGATCCACAAACCCCACGTGCTCAACAGCTGGATCGATTTGAGGAGCACGTACAGG AAATTCTACGACAGGAAACCCCAAGGTCTGAACGGAGCACTGCAAGACGTGGGAATAGAGTTCTCTGGCAGAGAGCATTGCG GTCTGGACGACGCCAGGAACACGGCTCGGCTGGCGGCCAGGATGATGAGGGACGGCTGCGTGATGAAGATCACAAGGAGCTTGGAGAGG ACACCCTTGGCAGCCAAACCCGCGCTGACCGAAAATTGCCCAAAGGCCCCGGCCGGCCCCAACAGAGCAAGCCATCAGActgcaataaataaaacaaggtCCACCGAGGAAAACACGCTTCAGGTCCCAGACTCCCTTCAAAGCCGAAAGACACTTGTCGGTGGGAGGACAACACCGCTGTGGGGCGTCTGCAAAGAGGGCAACGGCCCGCTTCCGTGCTCCTCCGTCGTTGGCGGCCCGCAAATTCCAACCTCAAGGGAGGAGGAGTTCTGCGTGGAAGACGAGGACCGGTCCACGTACGACGACGTGGTTCTGGAGGATGACGCCGAGGGGGCGCTTGTTTCGCTCGACAACGCGGAGAATCGTGAGGCGAGCAAATCAAAAGAAGCCTACCCATTCAATGGCAACTGGGAGAGGGCGCCTGCCCCTGATGTCGCCATTGGCGTCGCCGCCCTTTCCACCACTGGGAAGGTGACGTCGCCACTGTGCCACTGTGGACGACGCGCCAAGTCTCTGCGGGTGTCCAACGGGGGACCCAATCAAGGAAAGGGCTTCTACTGCTGCGCCGGCCGCCGCTCAGGTGGCGGCGAGGAGACGGGGCCTACCCAAAATAAGCGGTGCCACTTTTTCCAGTGGGAGTCGGCCCTAAAGTCCAGGTGGTCTATTTCGACGTCTCACGTCAGAGCCACGCGGCCGCCTCCGAAGTCCATGTTGAGGAAGAGCTGGTAA
- the thumpd1 gene encoding THUMP domain-containing protein 1 isoform X2 produces MSEAQNAFRKRGKKHFFGAQHHAKRWRGSRELEVGMQGILITCSMNQRKCAAEAFNLLSEYADKLYGPEKFEEEAGECSEGENAKEEVDVEDALKKEVAQLRAGGGRQERRFQALDSGANNVIFIRTRNLESDKLVHHILSDLHATKKKKTRVILRMLPVTGTCKAFPEDMMRYMSTFLEPWFKKPNHATYQIAFKARNNSHNKRDDVIKAIAGLVGKLNPKNKVNLTQPDLTIILEVIKSVCCVSVVREYTRYRKYNLQEVVKDEEPKKEDAAKDGQGDDAAAEPPLAGGCEALKKEEEDAATEPALAGGSRAPEKEEDAAATEPALAGGSRAPEKEEDAAATQSAVGGGNAEELQLAEEQSAVDDQQDKAEGDGE; encoded by the exons ATGTCGGAGGCGCAGAACGCGTTTCGGAAGCGCGGCAAGAAGCACTTCTTCGGCGCCCAGCATCACGCTAAACGCTGGAGGGGCTCCAGGGAGCTCGAGGTGGGCATGCAGGGCATCCTGATCACATGCAGCATGAACCAGAGGAAATGCGCGGCGGAGGCCTTCAACCTGCTCAGCGAGTACGCGGACAAGCTGTACGGACCAGAGAAG TTTGAAGAGGAAGCCGGAGAATGCAGCGAAGGAGAAAACGCCAAAGAAGAAGTTGACGTGGAGGACGCTCTGAAGAAAGAGGTGGCGCAGCTGCGAGCGGGCGGCGGGAGACAAGAGCGACGTTTCCAGGCCCTGGACAGCGGAGCCAACAACGTCATCTTCATCAGAACTCGCAATCTGG AGTCCGACAAGCTGGTTCATCACATCTTGTCCGATCTGCACGCcaccaagaagaaaaagacgcGCGTCATTCTCCGCATGCTGCCG GTCACGGGCACGTGCAAGGCCTTCCCGGAGGACATGATGCGGTACATGTCCACCTTTCTGGAGCCTTGGTTCAAGAAGCCCAACCACGCCACCTACCAGATCGCCTTCAAGGCGCGTAACAACAGCCACAACAAGAGAGATGACGTCATCAAGGCCATAGCCG GTCTGGTAGGCAAGCTGAACCCCAAGAACAAGGTGAACCTGACCCAGCCGGACCTCACCATCATCTTGGAGGTGATCAAGAGCGTATGCTGTGTCAGCGTGGTCCGCGAGTACACGCGCTACAGGAAGTACAACCTGCAGGAAGTGGTCAAAGACGAAGAGCCCAAGAAGGAGGACGCGGCCAAGGACGGCCAAGGCGACGACGCTGCTGCCGAACCGCCGCTTGCGGGCGGCTGCGAGGCGCtcaagaaggaggaagaggacgcCGCTACCGAACCGGCGCTTGCGGGAGGCAGCCGGGCGCCCGAGAAGGAGGAAGACGCCGCCGCTACCGAACCGGCGCTTGCGGGAGGCAGCCGGGCGCCCGAGAAGGAGGAAGACGCCGCCGCTACCCAATCAGCGGTTGGGGGAGGCAACGCGGAGGAGTTGCAGCTAGCGGAGGAACAATCTGCAGTGGACGACCAGCAGGATAAGGCAGAAGGTGATGGAGAGtaa
- the thumpd1 gene encoding THUMP domain-containing protein 1 isoform X1 has product MSEAQNAFRKRGKKHFFGAQHHAKRWRGSRELEVGMQGILITCSMNQRKCAAEAFNLLSEYADKLYGPEKLTLTTCDLSAGGQFEEEAGECSEGENAKEEVDVEDALKKEVAQLRAGGGRQERRFQALDSGANNVIFIRTRNLESDKLVHHILSDLHATKKKKTRVILRMLPVTGTCKAFPEDMMRYMSTFLEPWFKKPNHATYQIAFKARNNSHNKRDDVIKAIAGLVGKLNPKNKVNLTQPDLTIILEVIKSVCCVSVVREYTRYRKYNLQEVVKDEEPKKEDAAKDGQGDDAAAEPPLAGGCEALKKEEEDAATEPALAGGSRAPEKEEDAAATEPALAGGSRAPEKEEDAAATQSAVGGGNAEELQLAEEQSAVDDQQDKAEGDGE; this is encoded by the exons ATGTCGGAGGCGCAGAACGCGTTTCGGAAGCGCGGCAAGAAGCACTTCTTCGGCGCCCAGCATCACGCTAAACGCTGGAGGGGCTCCAGGGAGCTCGAGGTGGGCATGCAGGGCATCCTGATCACATGCAGCATGAACCAGAGGAAATGCGCGGCGGAGGCCTTCAACCTGCTCAGCGAGTACGCGGACAAGCTGTACGGACCAGAGAAG CTGACATTGACAACGTGCGACCTTTCCGCCGGCGGTCAGTTTGAAGAGGAAGCCGGAGAATGCAGCGAAGGAGAAAACGCCAAAGAAGAAGTTGACGTGGAGGACGCTCTGAAGAAAGAGGTGGCGCAGCTGCGAGCGGGCGGCGGGAGACAAGAGCGACGTTTCCAGGCCCTGGACAGCGGAGCCAACAACGTCATCTTCATCAGAACTCGCAATCTGG AGTCCGACAAGCTGGTTCATCACATCTTGTCCGATCTGCACGCcaccaagaagaaaaagacgcGCGTCATTCTCCGCATGCTGCCG GTCACGGGCACGTGCAAGGCCTTCCCGGAGGACATGATGCGGTACATGTCCACCTTTCTGGAGCCTTGGTTCAAGAAGCCCAACCACGCCACCTACCAGATCGCCTTCAAGGCGCGTAACAACAGCCACAACAAGAGAGATGACGTCATCAAGGCCATAGCCG GTCTGGTAGGCAAGCTGAACCCCAAGAACAAGGTGAACCTGACCCAGCCGGACCTCACCATCATCTTGGAGGTGATCAAGAGCGTATGCTGTGTCAGCGTGGTCCGCGAGTACACGCGCTACAGGAAGTACAACCTGCAGGAAGTGGTCAAAGACGAAGAGCCCAAGAAGGAGGACGCGGCCAAGGACGGCCAAGGCGACGACGCTGCTGCCGAACCGCCGCTTGCGGGCGGCTGCGAGGCGCtcaagaaggaggaagaggacgcCGCTACCGAACCGGCGCTTGCGGGAGGCAGCCGGGCGCCCGAGAAGGAGGAAGACGCCGCCGCTACCGAACCGGCGCTTGCGGGAGGCAGCCGGGCGCCCGAGAAGGAGGAAGACGCCGCCGCTACCCAATCAGCGGTTGGGGGAGGCAACGCGGAGGAGTTGCAGCTAGCGGAGGAACAATCTGCAGTGGACGACCAGCAGGATAAGGCAGAAGGTGATGGAGAGtaa